The Anolis carolinensis isolate JA03-04 chromosome 2, rAnoCar3.1.pri, whole genome shotgun sequence genome has a window encoding:
- the LOC103281418 gene encoding zinc finger protein 92 — protein sequence MALLVRPHSSSFWDGRHRAAATGSFLPLTFDIARLLQNQHLVAFEEVAVYFTKGEWDLLDRGQKTLYEEVMLENYGNVLSLKFPKPDLISRLEDGEEPFVRSPKEDRKAHRERYC from the exons ATGGCCTTGCTGGTTCGACCTCATTCATCTTCTTTCTGGGATGGGAGACACAGAGCTGCTGCCACAGGGTCCTTCCTTCCCTTGACGTTTGACATCGCGCGGCTCCTGCAGAACCAA caCCTGGTTGCCTTTGAGGAAGTGGCAGTGTATTTCACCAAAGGAGAATGGGACCTTTTGGATCGGGGCCAGAAGACCCTTTATGAAGAGGTCATGCTGGAGAACTATGGGAACGTGTTGTCTCTCA AATTCCCCAAACCAGACCTCATCTCTCGCCTTGAAGACGGAGAAGAGCCCTTTGTCCGAAGCCCCAAAGAAGACAGAAaggcacacagagagagatactGCTGA
- the LOC100555175 gene encoding major histocompatibility complex class I-related gene protein, translating into MLEKARPSPVKFTFLNLRSPWFQFTLGALVLLMEGRSVSSTHNLYYSLTMWEHTGDPVHFVLHNYLDYESLYYYDNNIREVIPHATWINKAEKEYPGYWKQNQLGAASLERGLRADLLYLKNNINQTMSTLTWQMSFGCMLHPDNTTSSYYKTAYNGKDFLAFDTVKGSWTALSVEGQNNKLEWDARNVTNKSFKTFLELGCIAWLKKYLEYLEGVSLKKNPPKARVTIRVKPDGEEVLTCRAYGFSPKEISVNWVNDRDVITAGVVYGNVTPNFDGTFYTWLRITVDPKERSNFQCRMEHEMLKKPIKVFLRKPGTSGSAIGGGIGVFLGLLLVAALFAYSRKRRHVDQQTGKTQKVEQEAEVTQNVEQEAEVMQNIEEEADVTSDVEPETERKQSEAQEAREAESTGKVLYDTSD; encoded by the exons ATGCTTGAGAAAGCAAGGCCAAGCCCTGTGAAGTTCACCTTCCTGAACCTGAGGAGCCCTTGGTTCCAGTTCACTTTGGGGGCTCTTGTTCTCCTGATGGAAGGACGCTCTG tTTCCTCCACACATAACCTCTACTATTCCTTGACCATGTGGGAACACACCGGTGACCCGGTCCATTTTGTGCTGCACAACTATCTGGACTATGAGTCTCTGTATTACTATGACAACAACATCCGGGAGGTGATCCCCCACGCCACGTGGATCAATAAGGCCGAGAAAGAGTACCCAGGCTACTGGAAACAGAACCAGCTCGGAGCCGCGAGCTTGGAGCGGGGGCTGCGGGCAGACCTGCTCTACCTCAAGAACAATATCAACCAGACCATGA GTACCCTAACTTGGCAGATGAGCTTTGGCTGCATGCTGCATCCAGACAATACCACGAGCTCCTACTACAAGACTGCCTACAACGGGAAGGACTTCCTTGCCTTCGACACCGTGAAAGGCAGCTGGACCGCCCTGAGCGTTGAGGGGCAGAATAACAAGCTGGAGTGGGACGCCAGAAACGTCACCAACAAGTCCTTCAAGACTTTCTTGGAGTTGGGATGCATCGCTTGGCTAAAGAAGTACTTGGAATATTTGGAAGGTGTCTCACTGAAAAAAA ATCCCCCGAAGGCTAGGGTGACGATCCGGGTGAAGCCTGATGGCGAGGAAGTCCTCACCTGCCGGGCCTATGGCTTCTCCCCCAAGGAGATCAGCGTCAACTGGGTGAACGATCGGGACGTGATCACGGCCGGGGTGGTCTACGGCAATGTCACCCCCAACTTTGATGGGACCTTCTACACCTGGCTCAGGATCACTGTTGACCCCAAAGAGCGAAGCAACTTTCAGTGTCGCATGGAGCACGAGATGCTGAAGAAACCCATAAAGGTCTTTCTGAGGAAGCCTG GCACATCGGGCTCCGCCATAGGAGGCGGCATCGGAGTCTTCCTGGGCCTCCTCCTGGTAGCAGCGCTCTTTGCCTACAGCA GGAAAAGACGGCATGTTGACCAACAAACAG GAAAAACGCAGAAAGTTGAACAAGAAGCAG AAGTAACACAGAATGTCGAGCAGGAAGCAG AAGTGATGCAGAACATCGAAGAAGAAGCAG